In Methylomarinum sp. Ch1-1, the following proteins share a genomic window:
- a CDS encoding type II secretion system F family protein: MSQSFEVRFAKFQFGITQRIGMYRKIMAFAKQGVPLFNTLELFERSYLENKKGDPRAVILGQWISEIATGSNFSQALVGYAPEAEIMLIESGEVSGDMESGLDQAIFVTESIKRIRSAIIGGLAYSLVVLLLLLGMIGMFAFNVVPQLVDVVPPEKWTGASATLYSMSMFVKDYGIYSIFAVIASIIVALKSMPVWVGNSREFADYLPPWSIYKIIQGSVFLISLSSLMKTGVSLKDSLVKLQENSSKYTQYYIDLMLDKLSLGETNGDSLNVGLLDNDVSTDIKLLGSVSDFDEIMMTIGKESIATNVDKISTTTKALGNVILIATAIYTGFTYYAFYTLTSSLT, translated from the coding sequence ATGTCACAAAGTTTTGAAGTCCGGTTTGCAAAATTTCAATTCGGTATCACCCAAAGAATAGGTATGTACCGCAAGATAATGGCGTTTGCCAAGCAAGGTGTTCCTTTATTTAATACCTTGGAGCTTTTTGAAAGGTCCTACCTGGAAAATAAAAAAGGCGACCCGCGCGCAGTCATTTTAGGTCAATGGATTTCGGAAATTGCTACAGGTAGCAATTTTTCTCAAGCATTAGTTGGTTACGCACCGGAAGCTGAAATTATGCTAATTGAATCTGGTGAGGTATCCGGCGATATGGAAAGCGGTTTAGACCAGGCAATTTTCGTCACGGAAAGCATTAAGAGGATTCGATCTGCCATCATAGGAGGGCTAGCCTATAGTCTCGTAGTGCTTTTATTGTTGCTCGGGATGATCGGAATGTTTGCCTTTAATGTTGTTCCGCAGCTAGTGGATGTAGTCCCGCCTGAAAAATGGACGGGGGCGTCGGCCACTTTATATAGCATGTCAATGTTCGTTAAGGATTACGGTATCTATTCTATTTTTGCTGTTATCGCTTCAATCATTGTGGCGCTCAAATCAATGCCTGTGTGGGTTGGGAACAGCAGGGAGTTTGCCGATTACTTGCCCCCCTGGTCTATCTATAAAATTATTCAGGGATCAGTTTTCTTAATCTCACTGTCTTCTTTGATGAAAACCGGCGTTTCTCTTAAAGACTCCCTCGTTAAACTCCAAGAAAACTCATCAAAATATACGCAATATTACATTGACTTAATGCTGGATAAACTGTCGCTTGGTGAGACAAATGGTGATAGTTTGAACGTTGGCTTATTAGATAACGATGTCTCGACAGACATTAAGTTGCTAGGCAGCGTGTCTGACTTTGATGAAATAATGATGACAATAGGTAAAGAATCGATAGCTACAAATGTCGACAAAATATCGACTACAACAAAAGCACTGGGTAATGTCATTCTGATTGCGACAGCTATTTATACGGGGTTCACATATTATGCTTTTTACACACTAACGTCATCTTTAACTTGA
- a CDS encoding GspE/PulE family protein, with the protein MDILKAPSETEAFPHVLSRQNGIFPNHKHIIVLGIKEQDTQSQDILILGVYDQGSNKERDAIMVEMLSLKQTAINKKFNVQTGWGSEELVQMLYSRHNELKDANKNKRNSTKIQQVFNNLLADARSKNASDIHIEVRVNEAVVRYRINGELVDITAWSNTFAYRFAQVVYSVNAEEVDVTFKPDQPQDGVIDRLIGGERLRVRLATIPATPTGCFDVIMRILSLGGSNNNDQSIAVELKELGYNAQQSKAIHAGVAKPVGATIIAGTTGSGKSTTLKNLLLSKINQHGGAIKVITVEDPPEYHIPGATQVPVVRNKNMQHTNPFGTAIRGAMRADPDILMVGEVRDEITSELLVSAVQSGHQVLSTVHAPSAISIIERLVNMGVTRDTLGAPDFIACFIYQGLLPLLCPHCKVSIEEVLKDAGRHGGFDSDMKLRIEKVTDIKNDDIYFRGAGCDNCHHGIIGRTVVAEVLLPDNKILKLVHDGKDIEAQEHWRRHGGRPILAHGIEKMKAGLVSPVDVESRLGPLTHLLVMEDGILDIDSELEIAGPSEDIASKQRRIDKSELIDGQVVNNVFDEEDHLEASKEWLSHFDKDTEHQAENDMNLRHLDFQPASEELVEMEAFVNESQLNEPINHNEEDQSSSGKPAANIKLEELDFLDD; encoded by the coding sequence ATGGATATTTTAAAAGCACCTTCTGAAACAGAAGCGTTTCCTCATGTCTTATCAAGGCAAAATGGTATTTTCCCAAATCATAAGCACATCATTGTCCTTGGCATCAAAGAACAAGACACACAAAGCCAAGATATTTTAATCCTTGGCGTTTATGATCAGGGAAGCAACAAGGAACGTGACGCAATTATGGTGGAAATGTTGTCGCTCAAGCAAACAGCGATCAACAAAAAATTCAATGTGCAAACAGGCTGGGGCAGTGAAGAATTAGTGCAAATGCTTTATTCGCGCCACAATGAGCTGAAAGACGCCAATAAAAATAAACGCAACAGCACCAAAATTCAACAGGTTTTTAATAATTTGCTTGCTGATGCCAGAAGCAAAAACGCTTCAGACATTCATATTGAGGTACGCGTTAATGAGGCAGTAGTACGGTATCGGATTAACGGCGAACTTGTTGATATCACAGCTTGGTCAAATACATTTGCATACCGGTTTGCACAGGTTGTATATAGTGTAAACGCAGAAGAAGTAGATGTAACATTCAAACCAGATCAACCTCAAGATGGTGTAATTGACCGGTTAATAGGCGGAGAACGACTAAGAGTTCGGTTGGCCACTATCCCGGCGACACCAACAGGTTGTTTTGACGTTATTATGCGTATTTTGTCACTCGGTGGCTCCAATAATAATGATCAATCAATAGCCGTTGAACTGAAAGAATTGGGCTATAACGCGCAACAATCGAAAGCAATTCATGCCGGCGTTGCGAAACCTGTTGGAGCAACAATTATTGCAGGCACCACCGGCTCAGGAAAATCAACCACCTTAAAAAACTTGCTGTTGTCAAAAATCAATCAGCACGGCGGAGCTATAAAAGTGATTACGGTGGAGGATCCGCCTGAATATCATATCCCTGGTGCCACACAAGTTCCCGTGGTAAGAAATAAGAATATGCAGCATACCAATCCTTTTGGAACTGCTATCCGCGGCGCCATGCGGGCTGACCCTGATATTTTGATGGTTGGTGAGGTACGAGATGAAATTACCTCAGAGCTTTTAGTCAGTGCCGTTCAATCCGGTCATCAAGTCTTGAGTACTGTGCACGCCCCTTCTGCGATTAGTATTATCGAGCGATTGGTTAATATGGGTGTGACCCGGGACACTCTCGGCGCACCAGATTTCATTGCTTGCTTTATTTATCAGGGCCTCTTGCCGTTGCTGTGCCCACATTGCAAGGTATCAATCGAAGAAGTTTTAAAAGATGCCGGTCGGCACGGCGGATTCGACAGCGACATGAAGCTTCGTATTGAAAAAGTGACCGACATAAAAAACGATGACATATATTTTCGAGGTGCAGGCTGTGACAACTGTCATCACGGCATTATAGGTCGGACAGTTGTGGCAGAGGTCTTGCTGCCAGACAACAAAATTTTAAAGCTTGTCCATGATGGAAAAGATATTGAGGCTCAAGAGCATTGGCGACGTCATGGGGGTAGGCCAATTCTGGCTCATGGGATTGAAAAAATGAAAGCGGGCCTCGTATCTCCCGTTGATGTTGAATCAAGGCTTGGTCCGTTGACGCATCTATTGGTTATGGAAGACGGAATTTTAGATATAGACAGCGAGCTTGAGATTGCGGGTCCTTCAGAAGATATCGCCTCCAAACAGCGTCGAATAGACAAATCTGAATTGATCGATGGTCAAGTCGTCAATAATGTCTTTGATGAAGAAGACCATTTGGAAGCAAGTAAAGAATGGTTGTCGCATTTTGATAAAGATACGGAGCATCAGGCAGAAAATGACATGAACTTGAGGCATCTCGATTTTCAACCAGCTTCAGAAGAATTGGTGGAAATGGAAGCGTTTGTCAACGAAAGCCAGTTAAACGAACCAATCAATCACAATGAGGAAGATCAATCATCATCTGGTAAGCCCGCTGCAAATATTAAGTTAGAAGAGCTTGATTTTCTGGATGATTAG